One window from the genome of Erwinia sorbitola encodes:
- a CDS encoding formate hydrogenlyase regulator HycA, giving the protein MSTLSELTSKADYIASKNSHLKSQWRTYQNSLTQAITHSNKKINHEFSCGGDQDLRFTLFNHYSVSIHLSDDFYSQDIVYSLNMAYSGEEPDFRPFAHATLSEEGWVDHTVDIKDKHAVLEHYLSKISTIYQCIFDALKANQPIHSQLDKLLGRA; this is encoded by the coding sequence ATGAGCACTCTCAGCGAACTGACCAGTAAAGCAGATTATATAGCCAGCAAAAACAGCCATCTTAAATCACAATGGCGCACCTATCAAAACAGCCTCACCCAGGCGATAACACATTCAAATAAAAAGATAAATCATGAGTTCAGCTGCGGTGGTGATCAGGATCTCCGCTTCACGCTGTTTAACCATTACTCCGTCAGCATTCATCTCAGCGATGACTTCTACAGTCAGGACATCGTTTACAGCCTGAACATGGCATACAGCGGTGAAGAGCCAGATTTCAGGCCATTTGCACACGCCACGCTGAGTGAAGAAGGCTGGGTTGATCACACCGTGGATATTAAAGATAAGCACGCCGTACTGGAACATTACCTCAGTAAGATATCGACTATTTACCAATGTATTTTTGATGCATTAAAAGCTAATCAGCCGATTCACTCGCAGCTCGATAAATTACTTGGTCGTGCCTGA
- the flhA gene encoding formate hydrogenlyase transcriptional activator FlhA: MSTTKHKGLLELTRTLLLQQTMTSLLETLTKVIQTAGIAEAVTLVLFDNNSERVSFYGIDSHHQPVSYEDETMLATGPVHTLLNNPKTQVWRGDALHLRYPQLAVLNLYPPFSDYCLVPLLASSGLLGGCEFTRQHGTPFSEEDKNGLYELCTLAAIAVEQIQLRQNALLQQSLLRHERDDFRILVDITNAVLSKLDLDELTGEIAKTIHHFFHINAISIVLCDADKESEQASVYATHYVQTHVAEREQSRMTLDGSLEQQVMKNGEMLLTSVQHTGEPDDDESTLFQLLWRGQTKTLCILPLRFGHKTLGVLKLAQCQPDNFNSANLRVLQQIAERIAIAVDNALAYQEIKSLKEKLQHENLYLTEQINSNNPDFSDIVGRSSSMSAVLKQVEIVAKSDCSVLILGETGTGKELIARAIHNLGDRRDQRMVKMNCAAMPAGLMESDLFGHEKGSFTGATAQRMGRFELADRGTLFLDEVGEIPVELQPKLLRILQEQEFERVGGNKLISVDVRMIAATNRDLRQMVADKEFRSDLYYRLNVFPIVIPPLRERPEDIPQLVKFLTYKIAKRMKRTIDSIPAETLRLLSRMPWPGNVRELENVIERAVLLTRGTVLDLQLPELNYPLPLPVSPPERAMPVSDPAPAPHLSEEDERERILQVLRETNGVVAGPRGAAQRLGLKRTTLLSRMKKLGIAAH; this comes from the coding sequence ATGAGCACCACAAAACACAAAGGATTACTGGAACTGACGCGCACATTGCTGCTGCAACAAACCATGACATCGCTGCTGGAAACCCTGACTAAGGTGATTCAGACAGCGGGTATTGCAGAAGCCGTGACGCTGGTGTTATTCGACAATAACAGTGAACGCGTCAGTTTTTATGGCATCGATTCGCATCATCAGCCGGTCAGCTACGAAGATGAAACGATGCTGGCGACTGGCCCGGTGCATACGCTGCTGAACAATCCGAAAACGCAGGTCTGGCGCGGCGATGCTTTGCATCTTCGCTACCCGCAGCTGGCGGTACTGAACCTCTATCCGCCGTTTAGCGATTACTGTCTGGTGCCGCTGCTGGCCTCTTCCGGCCTGCTGGGCGGCTGCGAGTTCACCCGTCAGCATGGAACCCCGTTCAGTGAGGAAGATAAAAACGGTCTGTATGAGCTTTGCACGCTGGCTGCCATTGCGGTTGAACAAATCCAGCTGCGCCAGAACGCCCTGCTTCAGCAATCCCTGCTGCGTCACGAGCGCGATGATTTCCGCATTCTGGTGGATATCACTAACGCCGTGCTGTCCAAACTCGATCTCGACGAGCTGACCGGCGAAATCGCCAAAACGATTCACCATTTCTTTCACATCAACGCCATCAGCATTGTGCTGTGTGATGCCGATAAAGAGAGCGAGCAGGCCAGTGTTTACGCGACACATTATGTGCAGACGCATGTCGCGGAGCGTGAACAGTCACGTATGACTCTTGATGGTTCTCTGGAACAGCAGGTGATGAAAAACGGTGAAATGCTGCTGACCAGCGTGCAGCATACCGGGGAGCCGGATGACGATGAGAGCACGCTGTTCCAGCTGCTGTGGCGGGGGCAGACCAAAACCCTGTGCATTCTGCCGTTGCGCTTTGGTCATAAAACGCTGGGCGTTCTGAAGCTGGCACAGTGCCAGCCGGATAACTTCAACTCCGCTAACTTGCGGGTGTTGCAGCAGATTGCCGAACGCATTGCGATTGCCGTGGATAATGCGCTGGCCTATCAGGAAATCAAAAGCCTGAAAGAAAAATTGCAGCATGAAAATCTCTATCTTACCGAGCAGATCAACAGCAATAACCCTGATTTCAGCGACATTGTCGGACGCAGCTCCAGCATGTCAGCGGTGCTGAAACAGGTAGAGATCGTCGCGAAAAGCGACTGTTCGGTGCTGATCCTCGGCGAAACCGGTACCGGTAAAGAGCTGATTGCCCGTGCCATCCATAATCTCGGCGATCGCCGTGACCAGCGAATGGTGAAAATGAACTGTGCGGCTATGCCTGCCGGGCTAATGGAAAGCGATCTGTTTGGTCATGAGAAAGGCTCGTTTACCGGTGCCACCGCTCAACGGATGGGGCGCTTTGAGCTGGCGGACAGGGGCACGTTATTTCTCGATGAAGTGGGTGAAATTCCGGTTGAACTGCAACCGAAGCTGCTGCGCATTTTGCAGGAGCAGGAGTTCGAGCGCGTTGGCGGTAATAAGCTGATTTCGGTGGATGTGCGCATGATCGCAGCAACTAACCGTGATTTACGTCAGATGGTGGCGGATAAAGAGTTCCGCAGCGATCTCTATTACCGGCTGAATGTCTTCCCGATTGTGATCCCGCCGCTGCGCGAACGCCCGGAAGATATCCCGCAGCTGGTGAAGTTCCTGACCTATAAAATTGCCAAACGGATGAAACGCACCATCGACAGTATTCCTGCCGAGACATTGCGTTTATTAAGCCGCATGCCCTGGCCGGGTAATGTGCGCGAGCTGGAAAATGTGATTGAACGCGCAGTGCTGCTGACCCGCGGAACGGTGCTGGATTTACAGCTTCCTGAACTGAATTACCCGCTGCCGCTGCCGGTATCTCCGCCGGAGAGAGCGATGCCCGTATCTGATCCTGCCCCCGCTCCGCACCTGAGTGAAGAAGACGAACGGGAGCGAATTCTTCAGGTGCTGAGAGAAACCAACGGCGTGGTCGCTGGCCCGCGCGGCGCGGCACAACGGCTAGGGTTAAAACGCACGACGCTGTTATCAAGAATGAAAAAACTGGGTATCGCCGCTCATTAA
- the hypB gene encoding hydrogenase nickel incorporation protein HypB has protein sequence MCSTCGCASGELRIEGVSVEHAHPHSHDHSHDHSPRLPFAPRRLVDIELDVLTKNNHIAAHNREHFAAAGILALNLVSSPGSGKTTLLTSTLTRLAPYFDCSVIEGDQQTTNDADRIRATGVPAIQVNTGKGCHLDAQMVHDALHQLSPNNNSLLFIENVGNLVCPASFDLGERHKVAVLSVTEGEDKPLKYPHMFAASRLMILNKIDLLPYVSFDVETCIANARQVNPQIEVIRLSATSGEGMDLWLAWLEQQRCA, from the coding sequence ATGTGCAGTACCTGCGGTTGTGCCAGCGGCGAACTTCGTATCGAAGGCGTCAGCGTTGAACACGCCCATCCTCATTCCCACGACCATTCACACGATCACAGCCCGCGTTTGCCGTTTGCGCCGCGTCGTCTGGTGGATATTGAACTGGACGTATTAACAAAGAATAACCATATTGCCGCCCACAACCGCGAGCATTTTGCAGCAGCGGGTATCCTGGCGCTGAATCTGGTCTCCAGCCCCGGCTCCGGTAAAACCACGCTGCTGACCAGCACGCTGACCCGGCTGGCACCCTATTTTGACTGCTCGGTAATTGAAGGCGATCAGCAAACCACTAACGACGCCGATCGCATCCGCGCCACTGGCGTACCGGCGATCCAGGTGAATACCGGTAAAGGCTGTCATCTGGATGCGCAGATGGTTCACGATGCGCTGCATCAGCTGTCGCCAAATAATAACAGCCTGCTGTTTATCGAAAATGTCGGCAATCTGGTATGCCCGGCCAGTTTTGACCTCGGTGAACGGCATAAAGTGGCGGTACTTTCCGTCACAGAAGGCGAGGACAAGCCGCTTAAATATCCGCATATGTTCGCCGCTTCCCGTCTGATGATCCTCAATAAAATAGATCTGCTGCCGTATGTCAGTTTTGATGTCGAGACCTGCATTGCCAATGCGCGACAGGTGAATCCGCAGATTGAAGTGATCCGGCTTTCAGCCACCAGCGGCGAAGGTATGGATCTGTGGCTGGCCTGGCTGGAGCAGCAGCGATGTGCATAG
- a CDS encoding HypC/HybG/HupF family hydrogenase formation chaperone — MCIGIPGQIVALHEQQPDHAWAEVCGLRREVNIRLVCECTHDGEREALIGSWVLIHVGFALSKLDEQEALDTLAALHAMEEVEADVALFLAAGEAR, encoded by the coding sequence ATGTGCATAGGCATTCCGGGACAAATTGTCGCGCTGCATGAACAGCAGCCCGATCATGCCTGGGCGGAAGTCTGCGGTCTGCGCCGCGAAGTGAATATCAGGCTGGTATGCGAATGTACCCATGACGGCGAGCGCGAGGCGCTGATCGGCAGCTGGGTGTTAATCCACGTTGGATTCGCCCTGAGTAAACTCGATGAACAGGAAGCGCTGGATACGCTGGCCGCGCTGCATGCGATGGAAGAAGTGGAAGCAGATGTCGCGCTGTTTCTCGCTGCGGGAGAGGCACGATAA
- the hypD gene encoding hydrogenase formation protein HypD — MRFVDEFRDPKLAKTLIERLHQRAALLPFTAEKPMQIMEVCGGHTHAIFKFGLDKLLPPQLEFIHGPGCPVCVLPMGRIDACCEIAAHPGVIFCTFGDALRVPGKHGSLLQAREQGADVRVVYSPLDVLKLARENPASQVVFFALGFETTLPVTAVTLQQARHERLTNFSIFCQHISLMPTLRSLLSQEDVRIDAFLAPGHVSMVTGTAPYHFINKEFGKPLVISGFEPLDMLQSVLMLVEQVCEASCKTENQYRRVVPEEGNLLAQKAMREVFALAGSSEWRGLGVIEASGISLTPAYASFDAEQRFNPQTQPVADDPRSRCGEVLTGRCKPHECPLFGSGCTPHNAFGALMVSSEGACAAWYQYRHQETAVADNPQRQNVQQKVSQDE; from the coding sequence ATGCGTTTTGTTGATGAATTCCGCGATCCGAAACTGGCAAAAACGCTGATTGAACGGCTGCATCAGCGGGCGGCGTTGCTGCCCTTTACCGCCGAAAAACCGATGCAGATTATGGAGGTGTGCGGCGGACATACTCATGCAATTTTCAAATTCGGGCTGGATAAACTGCTGCCACCGCAGCTGGAATTTATCCACGGCCCGGGCTGCCCGGTGTGTGTGCTACCGATGGGGCGTATCGATGCCTGTTGCGAAATTGCCGCACATCCTGGCGTGATTTTCTGCACCTTCGGCGACGCATTGCGCGTGCCCGGTAAGCATGGCTCACTGTTGCAGGCGCGCGAACAGGGTGCCGATGTTCGCGTGGTTTATTCCCCGCTGGACGTGCTGAAACTGGCGCGTGAAAACCCGGCGAGTCAGGTGGTATTTTTCGCCCTCGGTTTTGAAACCACGCTGCCGGTCACCGCCGTTACGCTGCAACAGGCGCGGCATGAACGCCTGACCAATTTCAGCATTTTCTGTCAGCACATCAGCCTGATGCCCACCTTACGCAGCCTGCTGTCGCAGGAGGATGTGCGGATTGATGCTTTTCTGGCACCGGGTCACGTCAGCATGGTGACCGGCACCGCACCTTATCATTTCATCAATAAAGAGTTCGGCAAACCGCTGGTGATCAGCGGCTTTGAGCCACTTGATATGCTGCAAAGCGTACTGATGCTGGTGGAACAGGTTTGTGAGGCATCGTGTAAAACGGAAAACCAGTACCGCCGCGTGGTGCCGGAAGAGGGTAACCTGCTGGCACAGAAAGCGATGCGCGAAGTGTTTGCGCTGGCCGGCAGCAGCGAGTGGCGCGGTCTGGGCGTGATTGAAGCCTCAGGGATCTCCCTGACCCCCGCGTATGCTTCGTTTGATGCAGAGCAGCGCTTTAACCCGCAGACACAGCCGGTTGCAGACGATCCCCGCTCGCGCTGTGGTGAAGTACTGACCGGACGCTGCAAGCCGCATGAGTGCCCGCTGTTTGGCAGCGGCTGTACGCCACATAATGCGTTTGGTGCGCTGATGGTCTCTTCAGAAGGCGCGTGCGCGGCGTGGTATCAGTACCGGCATCAGGAAACGGCAGTGGCGGATAATCCGCAGCGACAGAATGTACAGCAGAAGGTAAGTCAGGATGAGTGA
- the hypE gene encoding hydrogenase expression/formation protein HypE produces the protein MSDRQQVVTMAHGSGGRAMQQMIEQMFLRAFDNPWLNEREDGARLSLAGLSARGDRLAFTTDSYVIDPIFFPGGNIGKLAVCGTANDLAVSGATPAYLSCGFILEEGLALDDLQKIVSAMAQTAKDAGIAIVTGDTKVVQRGAADKIFINTAGIGVIPTAVNWAAGTIKVGDKVIVSGTLGDHGAAILNLRENLGMELGVESDCAVLAPMIAPLRSLAGVHALRDATRGGVNAILHEFSAASGFGISIDETTLPVKPAVRGICELLGLEPINFANEGKIVAVVSAQAEEKVLSLLRNSPLGADAVTIGEVTLNPQVCLRGALGVSRQLMLPHTEPLPRIC, from the coding sequence ATGAGTGATCGCCAGCAAGTTGTCACCATGGCGCATGGCAGCGGCGGACGCGCTATGCAGCAGATGATTGAACAGATGTTCCTCCGCGCGTTTGATAACCCCTGGCTTAACGAACGGGAGGACGGCGCACGCTTATCACTCGCCGGTCTGAGTGCCCGTGGCGATCGGCTGGCGTTTACCACAGACAGTTACGTTATCGATCCCATATTTTTCCCCGGTGGCAATATTGGCAAGCTTGCGGTGTGCGGTACGGCAAACGATCTGGCGGTCAGCGGTGCGACACCGGCTTATCTTTCCTGCGGTTTTATTCTGGAAGAGGGGTTAGCGCTGGATGACTTACAAAAAATAGTCAGCGCCATGGCTCAGACCGCAAAGGATGCGGGTATTGCTATTGTGACCGGCGACACCAAAGTGGTACAGCGCGGTGCCGCCGACAAAATCTTTATTAATACAGCCGGGATCGGCGTGATCCCCACAGCCGTGAACTGGGCTGCCGGTACGATAAAAGTGGGCGATAAAGTGATCGTCAGCGGCACGCTCGGCGATCACGGTGCGGCGATCCTCAATCTGCGTGAAAATCTGGGGATGGAACTGGGAGTGGAGAGTGACTGCGCGGTGCTGGCCCCGATGATCGCACCGCTGCGATCGCTGGCCGGAGTCCATGCTTTACGTGATGCCACGCGCGGCGGGGTGAATGCGATTTTACATGAATTCAGCGCCGCCAGTGGTTTTGGCATCAGCATCGACGAAACGACACTACCGGTTAAACCGGCAGTGCGTGGGATCTGCGAATTACTGGGGCTGGAACCGATTAATTTTGCCAATGAAGGCAAGATAGTGGCGGTGGTGTCTGCGCAGGCCGAAGAAAAAGTACTGAGCCTGTTACGCAACAGCCCGCTGGGAGCCGATGCTGTCACCATCGGCGAGGTGACGTTAAATCCGCAGGTGTGTCTGCGCGGTGCGCTGGGCGTTTCCCGCCAGTTAATGTTGCCTCATACCGAGCCATTACCTCGCATTTGTTGA
- a CDS encoding DUF1349 domain-containing protein, translating to MVAIASLGAGGGVWINQPEVYSLDGGKLRFITEHNTDFWAETYYGFQRHTGHAYGFYVEGDFTLQVKVMADFSHLYDQAGIFILDDERHWLKAGIEFNDDVPSIGCVATRVTSDWSTGLFPGDPAMFWMRATLEHKALRIQYSTDGLTWPLLRLLPWPEDKRRFVGVMGCTPERQGLEATFEDFMIAYPQGKSLHDLT from the coding sequence ATGGTGGCGATAGCTTCTCTTGGCGCAGGCGGCGGAGTGTGGATCAACCAGCCCGAGGTATATTCCTTAGACGGGGGCAAACTTCGGTTTATAACCGAGCATAACACCGATTTCTGGGCGGAGACTTACTACGGATTTCAGCGACATACCGGCCATGCATATGGCTTTTACGTTGAGGGGGATTTCACCCTTCAGGTAAAAGTGATGGCTGACTTTTCTCATCTGTATGACCAGGCAGGAATATTTATACTGGATGATGAGCGTCACTGGTTGAAAGCAGGAATAGAGTTCAATGACGACGTGCCCTCTATCGGCTGCGTGGCGACGCGCGTTACATCTGACTGGTCAACAGGGCTTTTCCCGGGGGATCCGGCCATGTTCTGGATGCGCGCCACGCTGGAACATAAGGCATTAAGAATTCAGTACTCCACAGATGGCCTGACCTGGCCGCTGCTGAGATTATTACCATGGCCTGAGGATAAGCGGCGTTTCGTGGGCGTAATGGGATGCACGCCAGAGAGACAGGGGCTTGAGGCAACTTTTGAAGATTTTATGATCGCTTATCCGCAAGGAAAATCCCTGCATGATCTGACATAA
- a CDS encoding 4Fe-4S dicluster domain-containing protein, with the protein MNQYVIADPKLCIGCNTCMASCSQEHQLHGLQSAPRLQVMRNRLDSAPVMCHQCEDAPCAQVCPVNAITRENNAIHLNESLCVSCKLCGLACPFGAITFSGSTPLDIPRDCNTAKALPAPRPPRAISPFLDCVPGVRAVAVKCDLCSFSPDGPACIKTCPTQAITLVTASVSENASQQKRLNAMNVFPAGLTSFSAPDTEAKQ; encoded by the coding sequence ATGAATCAATATGTGATAGCCGATCCGAAACTTTGTATTGGCTGCAATACCTGTATGGCCAGCTGTTCGCAGGAACATCAGCTTCACGGTTTACAATCTGCCCCCCGTTTGCAGGTGATGCGAAACCGTCTGGATTCCGCGCCGGTAATGTGCCACCAGTGTGAAGATGCTCCCTGTGCGCAGGTGTGCCCTGTAAATGCTATCACCCGCGAAAACAACGCGATTCATCTTAATGAAAGCCTCTGCGTCAGCTGCAAACTTTGCGGGCTGGCCTGTCCGTTCGGTGCCATTACCTTTTCCGGCAGCACTCCGCTGGATATTCCGCGCGACTGTAACACCGCCAAAGCGCTGCCAGCGCCGCGACCGCCGCGTGCAATCAGCCCTTTTCTTGACTGTGTGCCGGGGGTTCGCGCCGTGGCGGTGAAATGCGATTTATGCAGCTTCAGCCCTGACGGCCCGGCATGTATCAAAACCTGCCCTACGCAGGCCATCACGCTGGTGACAGCCAGTGTCTCGGAAAATGCCAGCCAGCAAAAACGCCTGAATGCGATGAACGTATTCCCGGCCGGGCTGACTTCCTTTAGTGCCCCTGATACGGAGGCCAAACAATGA
- the hypA gene encoding hydrogenase maturation nickel metallochaperone HypA, whose protein sequence is MHEITLCQNAVEIMQQFARQNNARRITAVWMEIGAFSCVEPEAVQFCFELACRETLAEGCELHLTSLAAASWCYRCRQQIALISPGVLLCPLCGGRDVRVVADDGMKIKRIEIE, encoded by the coding sequence ATGCATGAGATTACGTTGTGCCAGAACGCAGTGGAAATAATGCAGCAGTTTGCACGACAAAATAATGCCCGCAGAATTACTGCGGTGTGGATGGAAATTGGCGCTTTTTCCTGCGTCGAACCGGAAGCGGTGCAATTTTGCTTTGAGCTGGCGTGCCGCGAAACCCTTGCCGAAGGCTGCGAATTACATCTCACCTCACTGGCAGCCGCAAGCTGGTGCTACAGGTGTCGGCAGCAGATCGCTTTAATCAGCCCCGGCGTGCTGCTGTGTCCACTTTGTGGCGGGCGTGACGTGCGGGTGGTGGCCGATGACGGCATGAAAATTAAACGAATTGAAATCGAATAA